A DNA window from Methanomassiliicoccus luminyensis B10 contains the following coding sequences:
- a CDS encoding sugar phosphate nucleotidyltransferase — translation MNDRIQAVILAGGEGTRLRPLTNTRPKPLLPILGRPCVEYVIRSLADADAAKVYLTCGYRSQDMLDALGDGRRFGVDLEFALEDQPAGTAGAVKLLEDKLDGTFVVASGDVLADVDIRSLVEAHRRKKAVATMALTTVDRPEEFGIVGLDDDGRIVRFKEKPRTEEVFSNLINAGIYVLEKEALDHVPEGEKFDFSKQLFPRLLELGRPIYGSKIEGLWKDIGRPRDLLDANVRMAERKGQAIKVDGAKSTGRIVGADFTARGSEVRGPAYVGSKTVLGKGSLLDRSAVGGAVEVGAGTTISDSFVMGGCVLGEGCEIKGSLLGEGCTIGPGARIMDSVLGDRVRLDASSVVENRTLE, via the coding sequence ATGAACGACCGGATACAAGCAGTCATACTGGCCGGCGGCGAGGGCACCAGGCTGCGGCCGTTGACCAACACCAGGCCCAAGCCGCTGCTGCCCATTCTGGGCAGGCCGTGCGTGGAGTACGTCATCAGGTCCCTGGCCGACGCCGACGCGGCCAAGGTTTACCTGACCTGCGGCTATCGCTCCCAGGACATGCTCGACGCTCTGGGCGACGGCCGCCGGTTCGGGGTGGACCTGGAGTTCGCCCTGGAGGACCAGCCGGCCGGCACCGCCGGGGCGGTGAAGCTGCTGGAGGACAAGCTGGACGGCACCTTCGTGGTGGCTAGCGGCGACGTGCTTGCCGACGTGGACATACGCTCCCTGGTGGAAGCGCACCGCCGGAAGAAGGCGGTGGCCACCATGGCCCTGACCACCGTGGACCGCCCCGAGGAGTTCGGCATCGTGGGCCTGGACGACGACGGCAGGATCGTCCGGTTCAAGGAGAAGCCCCGGACCGAGGAGGTGTTCTCCAACCTCATCAACGCCGGGATATACGTCCTGGAGAAGGAGGCCCTGGACCACGTCCCCGAAGGGGAGAAGTTCGACTTCTCCAAGCAGCTGTTCCCCCGCCTGCTAGAGCTGGGGAGGCCGATCTACGGCTCCAAGATTGAGGGGCTGTGGAAGGACATCGGCCGGCCCCGGGACCTGCTGGACGCCAACGTGCGCATGGCCGAGCGGAAGGGGCAGGCCATCAAGGTGGACGGGGCCAAGAGCACCGGCCGCATCGTGGGGGCCGATTTCACCGCCAGAGGGAGCGAGGTCCGCGGGCCCGCGTACGTGGGCAGCAAGACCGTGCTGGGAAAAGGCTCGCTCCTCGACCGCAGCGCGGTGGGCGGCGCCGTGGAAGTGGGCGCCGGCACCACGATATCTGACTCCTTCGTAATGGGCGGGTGCGTCCTGGGCGAGGGCTGCGAGATAAAGGGCAGCTTGCTGGGCGAAGGGTGCACCATCGGGCCGGGGGCCAGGATCATGGACAGCGTCCTGGGGGACAGGGTGCGCCTGGACGCCTCCTCCGTGGTCGAGAACAGGACCCTGGAGTAA